One Phyllostomus discolor isolate MPI-MPIP mPhyDis1 chromosome 10, mPhyDis1.pri.v3, whole genome shotgun sequence genomic window carries:
- the GALNTL5 gene encoding inactive polypeptide N-acetylgalactosaminyltransferase-like protein 5: protein MRNAIVQFLLCGSLTFGIWMLLLCVYFHHDHVGDGQAESQEPASIWSLEKKSQPPISHGPGQTPGHPVQAERPNEDETKDLVGKDVKFMDAELLQGFTKYGFNTIISESLGTVRPLPDTRNEMCHRKHYPAQLPTASVVICFHDEEFNALFRTVASVMHFTPHQLLEEIILVDDMSKFEDLKEKLDYRLEKFRGKVKLVRNERREGLIRARMAGAARASGDVLVFLDSHCEVNRMWLQPLLAAVAKHRRTVACPVIDVIDPMTLEYRPSPVVRGAFDWHLRFKWDNVLSYEMEGPEGPIRPIRSPAMAGGIFAINRHYFNEIGQYDKDMDLWGGEHLELSLRIWMCGGQLLVLPCSRVGHIVKHNTENLTEASRALTRNNLRLVHVWLDEYKEQYLLKRPGLKSVPYGNISERVELRKRLGCKSFQWYLDTIFPELEASKGNR from the exons ATGAGAAATGCCATAGTTCAGTTTTTGCTCTGTGGGTCCCTGACATTTGGGATATGGATGCTGCTGCTCTGCGTGTATTTCCACCACGACCACGTGGGCGACGGGCAGGCCGAAAGCCAGGAGCCTGCGTCCATCTGGTCCCTTGAGAAGAAATCGCAGCCACCAATTAGCCACGGCCCAGGGCAGACACCAGGACACCCCGTGCAAGCGGAAAGGCCTAATGAGGATGAAACTAAAGA CCTTGTAGGTAAGGATGTTAAGTTTATGGACGCAGAACTTCTTCAAGGCTTTACAAAGTATGGATTTAATACCATAATCAGTGAAAGCTTGGGCACAGTGAGACCTCTGCCAGATACCAGGAATGAAAT GTGCCATCGAAAACATTACCCAGCCCAACTACCCACTGCCAGCGTCGTCATTTGCTTCCACGATGAGGAATTTAATGCCTTGTTTCGGACAGTGGCCAGCGTCATGCACTTCACCCCACACCAGCTCCTTGAAGAGATTATTCTGGTGGATGACATGAGCAAATTCG aggATTTGAAGGAAAAGCTGGACTACCGCCTGGAGAAGTTTCGGGGAAAGGTCAAGCTCGTGAGAAACGAAAGGCGAGAGGGGCTGATCCGCGCACGGATGGCGGGAGCGGCCCGCGCCTCAG gggaCGTGCTGGTGTTCCTGGACAGCCACTGCGAGGTGAACAGGATGTGgctgcagcccctgctggccGCCGTGGCCAAGCACCGCAGGACGGTGGCGTGTCCCGTCATAGACGTCATCGACCCCATGACCTTGGAGTACCGGCCCTCCCCCGTCGTGAGAGGAGCTTTCGACTGGCACCTGCGGTTTAAATGGGATAACGTTCTCTCTTACGAGATGGAGGGACCAGAGGGGCCCATCAGACCCATCCG GTCCCCTGCAATGGCTGGAGGAATTTTCGCTATAAATCGGCATTATTTTAACGAGATTGGACAGTACGACAAGGACATGGACCTCTGGGGAGGAGAACATTTGGAACTTTCACTAAGG ATCTGGATGTGCGGGGGCCAGCTCCTCGTGCTGCCCTGCTCCCGGGTGGGCCACATCGTCAAGCACAACACCGAAAACCTCACCGAGGCTTCCCGGGCCCTGACGCGGAACAACCTCAGGCTGGTGCACGTGTGGCTGGACGAGTACAAG GAGCAGTATCTTCTAAAGAGGCCTGGTCTGAAATCCGTCCCCTATGGAAACATCAGCGAGCGCGTGGAATTAAGGAAACGATTGGGTTGCAAGTCATTTCAGTGGTATTTGGACACCATCTTCCCAGAACTGGAGGCATCTAAGGGCAACCGATGA